A DNA window from Pseudarthrobacter sp. W1I19 contains the following coding sequences:
- a CDS encoding cupin domain-containing protein has product MAKPEFEFTPTSSVDFTPCNPHIQGLSEAILARDDSNDSVTRILKFEPGTDTSPNGVLTHDFWEEVFIFEGSFVDQRLGKTFSAGDWATRPPGMEHGPWVSESGAKMFEVRYYQNGKN; this is encoded by the coding sequence ATGGCAAAGCCCGAATTCGAATTCACTCCTACCTCATCGGTGGACTTCACCCCCTGCAACCCCCACATCCAGGGCCTGTCCGAGGCCATCCTCGCCCGCGATGACTCGAACGACTCGGTCACCCGGATCCTCAAGTTCGAACCTGGAACCGACACCTCCCCGAACGGGGTCCTGACCCACGATTTCTGGGAAGAGGTCTTCATCTTCGAAGGTTCCTTCGTTGACCAGCGCCTCGGGAAAACCTTCAGTGCCGGAGACTGGGCAACCCGTCCACCAGGGATGGAACACGGCCCCTGGGTCTCGGAGAGCGGTGCAAAGATGTTCGAAGTGCGCTACTACCAGAACGGAAAGAACTGA
- a CDS encoding 4-hydroxyphenylacetate 3-hydroxylase family protein: MRTGDAYIKTLNDGRTVLIDGERVDNVAEHPAFRNVIGTIAELYDIAADSANGMQYHSEEINGTANRVFSIPRTPEQLKLRRQAVERWAKHTHGWVGRSPDHVGTFFAAFGAHPEVFEDSERDFSGNIRRYYERILAESLYVSYAIIPPQVSRATTASGWEGDFLQVGVVKETEEGLIVRGSQMLATGGAIADEVFVTCIKPLGPDDVDFAISFALPSATEGLKFLCRRPFAPAATSEFDYPLTSHYDEPDALVIFEDVLVPWDRVFINRNVDTLRRQFFETGAHALGNWQAQTRFTTKLQFIAAVARKVTQVNGTDKIPGVQEKLGELAALVSSVESALLAAEYTAEADSAGMLVPGKRALYGAMGLQSETYPRVMAILRDLVGGGVLQLPSSVVDMKSPITAPDVERYIASPGVPSEERIKLFRLAWDIIGSEFAGRHQQYELFYAGAPFVVKGVYTYRNYGYDAQVAELDQFLAGYGVDGRKEDN, from the coding sequence ATGAGGACCGGAGACGCATACATCAAGACGCTCAACGATGGGCGCACAGTACTGATCGACGGGGAGAGGGTCGACAACGTCGCCGAGCACCCGGCTTTCCGCAACGTGATCGGCACCATCGCCGAACTTTACGACATCGCAGCCGACTCCGCGAACGGCATGCAGTACCACAGCGAAGAAATCAACGGCACCGCCAACCGCGTCTTCAGCATCCCCCGCACCCCTGAGCAGCTGAAACTGCGCCGCCAGGCCGTTGAACGCTGGGCCAAGCACACCCACGGCTGGGTAGGACGCAGCCCGGACCACGTCGGCACCTTCTTCGCAGCGTTCGGCGCACACCCGGAGGTCTTCGAGGACTCAGAACGGGACTTTTCCGGCAACATCCGCCGCTACTATGAGCGGATCCTCGCCGAAAGCCTCTACGTTTCCTACGCGATCATCCCGCCGCAGGTCTCCCGTGCCACGACGGCGTCCGGCTGGGAAGGCGACTTCCTGCAGGTAGGCGTCGTGAAGGAAACCGAGGAAGGCCTGATCGTCCGCGGCTCGCAGATGCTCGCCACGGGCGGCGCCATTGCCGATGAAGTCTTCGTTACCTGCATCAAGCCGCTGGGCCCGGACGATGTGGACTTCGCCATCAGCTTCGCCCTGCCTTCTGCCACGGAAGGACTGAAATTCCTCTGCCGCCGCCCGTTCGCTCCGGCGGCCACCAGCGAGTTCGACTATCCGCTGACCAGCCACTACGATGAGCCCGACGCCCTGGTCATCTTCGAAGACGTCCTCGTGCCCTGGGACCGCGTCTTCATCAACCGGAACGTTGATACCCTGCGCCGGCAGTTCTTCGAAACCGGAGCACACGCGTTGGGCAACTGGCAGGCCCAGACCCGGTTCACCACCAAGCTGCAGTTCATAGCTGCGGTGGCGCGCAAGGTCACCCAGGTCAACGGCACCGATAAGATCCCCGGTGTCCAGGAAAAGCTCGGCGAACTCGCCGCCCTGGTTTCCTCCGTGGAGTCCGCATTGCTGGCCGCGGAGTACACCGCCGAGGCCGACTCCGCCGGCATGCTGGTCCCCGGCAAGCGTGCCCTCTACGGGGCCATGGGCCTGCAGTCCGAAACCTACCCGCGCGTCATGGCGATCCTGCGGGACCTGGTTGGCGGCGGCGTCCTGCAGCTGCCCTCCAGCGTGGTGGACATGAAGAGCCCCATCACCGCCCCTGATGTGGAGCGCTACATCGCTTCCCCCGGCGTGCCGAGTGAGGAGCGCATCAAGCTGTTCCGCCTGGCGTGGGACATCATCGGCTCGGAGTTCGCCGGACGCCACCAGCAGTACGAGCTCTTCTACGCCGGCGCGCCGTTCGTCGTCAAGGGCGTCTACACCTACCGCAACTACGGCTATGACGCGCAGGTCGCCGAACTCGACCAGTTCCTCGCAGGCTACGGCGTGGACGGCCGCAAGGAGGACAACTAG
- a CDS encoding DUF2848 family protein → MKTSTETLTFIVAGTGETIELTDYDAVVAGYTGRDAAAVQHHIDELAAIGVAPPPEVPMFYPVDSSTVTAAAEVSAAGEKTSGEIEPLYIRHDGRYYFGIASDHTDRHIETRDIGESKRACPKPVAGTVIPVPDIQALSLDDCRARSWVDGRLYQDGTLDGLRTPANVVELLLERNPIGERDFVCLGGTLPVIGGDFIYGRDWRIELTFPDGTTINHTYTITKGHQS, encoded by the coding sequence ATGAAGACCAGTACGGAAACCCTGACGTTCATTGTCGCCGGCACCGGCGAGACGATCGAACTGACCGACTACGACGCCGTCGTCGCCGGTTATACCGGCCGTGACGCTGCCGCGGTCCAGCACCACATCGACGAACTCGCCGCGATCGGCGTCGCACCCCCGCCCGAGGTGCCAATGTTCTATCCCGTCGACAGCAGCACCGTCACCGCTGCCGCGGAGGTGAGCGCCGCAGGCGAGAAGACCTCGGGCGAAATCGAGCCGCTCTATATCCGGCACGACGGGCGCTACTACTTCGGCATCGCCTCGGATCACACGGACCGCCACATCGAAACCCGCGACATCGGTGAATCGAAGCGGGCGTGCCCCAAACCGGTGGCCGGAACCGTCATCCCCGTGCCCGACATCCAGGCCCTGTCGCTCGATGACTGCCGGGCCCGCAGCTGGGTGGACGGCCGGCTATACCAGGACGGCACCCTGGACGGGCTGCGGACACCGGCAAACGTCGTCGAGCTGCTCCTCGAGCGGAACCCCATCGGGGAGCGGGATTTTGTCTGCTTGGGCGGGACCCTGCCCGTCATCGGCGGCGACTTTATCTACGGCCGCGATTGGCGGATCGAGCTCACCTTCCCGGATGGCACCACCATCAACCACACTTACACCATCACGAAAGGACACCAGTCATGA
- a CDS encoding carbon-nitrogen family hydrolase, whose protein sequence is MDIALVQLSSPDAESQTQRIERAEKLLREQAGADLIVLPELWSAGYFHFDQYPALSETVNGPTVSMCASVAKDLSAYVHAGSIVERIDGGALRNTSVLVDPQGQVVHEYSKLHVFGYKCLEADLLTPGTSLPVADTPFGKMAGTTCYDLRFPGLWSELSLRGAEIVVVPAAWPAARREHWKLLTSARAVEHQVFVLACNATGVQEGVELGGTSRIVDPAGRLLAEAGTGEEVLRATIDPNSVQETRREFPVIADRLTDYSGLTR, encoded by the coding sequence ATGGACATCGCACTCGTCCAGCTGTCCAGTCCGGACGCTGAGAGCCAGACCCAGCGCATCGAACGCGCGGAAAAACTCCTGCGCGAGCAGGCCGGGGCGGACCTCATCGTCCTGCCGGAGCTTTGGAGCGCAGGGTATTTCCATTTCGACCAGTACCCGGCGCTGTCGGAGACGGTCAACGGGCCGACGGTCAGCATGTGCGCCTCCGTAGCGAAGGACCTCAGCGCCTATGTTCACGCCGGCAGCATCGTCGAACGCATCGATGGTGGTGCGCTGCGCAACACGTCGGTCCTGGTTGACCCTCAAGGGCAGGTTGTCCATGAGTACTCGAAGCTGCATGTCTTCGGCTACAAGTGCCTGGAGGCCGATCTACTCACGCCCGGCACCTCGCTCCCGGTCGCAGACACGCCTTTCGGAAAGATGGCCGGCACCACCTGCTATGACCTGCGCTTCCCCGGCCTGTGGTCGGAGCTAAGCCTGCGCGGGGCCGAGATCGTGGTGGTTCCCGCTGCCTGGCCGGCTGCCCGCCGTGAGCACTGGAAGCTGCTGACCTCCGCCCGCGCGGTGGAGCACCAGGTCTTTGTCCTGGCCTGTAACGCCACCGGCGTCCAGGAAGGCGTCGAACTCGGCGGCACCAGCCGCATCGTGGATCCCGCCGGACGTCTCCTGGCGGAGGCCGGAACCGGCGAGGAGGTCCTCCGCGCCACCATCGACCCGAACTCGGTCCAGGAGACCCGCCGGGAATTCCCGGTCATCGCCGACCGGCTTACCGATTACTCGGGCCTGACCCGCTGA
- a CDS encoding GntR family transcriptional regulator, whose amino-acid sequence MSILQKPARTAPETAYRWLRREISALPWDQEAFLTENAIAEASGVSRTPVRDALLRLEAAGLLRRVPHKGAYVPALSAQDIESMMEVRQVIEDWAVRKVTSLDRLGGELELLLQQQQDSLADPVAFIDCDISFHKHIVHAANNRALEEVYDSQRIKQQRMGVTAVQDSRGRSDHVVDEHRAIVEAIRSKDPLAAAVAVRSHLDSTLTVLKAIPAYGNRG is encoded by the coding sequence ATGAGTATTTTGCAGAAACCCGCCCGGACCGCCCCGGAAACGGCCTACCGGTGGCTGCGCCGGGAAATCTCAGCACTGCCTTGGGACCAGGAAGCCTTCCTCACCGAGAATGCCATCGCGGAAGCTTCCGGAGTTTCCCGCACGCCGGTCCGGGACGCCCTCCTGCGCCTTGAGGCGGCCGGGCTCCTTCGCAGGGTTCCGCACAAAGGCGCCTATGTTCCAGCCCTCAGCGCTCAGGACATCGAAAGCATGATGGAAGTCCGGCAGGTCATCGAAGACTGGGCAGTCCGGAAGGTGACATCGCTTGACCGGTTGGGCGGGGAACTTGAACTGCTCCTGCAGCAGCAGCAGGACAGCCTGGCTGACCCCGTGGCGTTCATCGACTGCGACATCAGTTTCCACAAACACATCGTGCATGCCGCCAACAACCGGGCGCTGGAGGAAGTCTACGATTCACAGCGCATCAAGCAACAACGCATGGGGGTTACGGCGGTCCAGGACAGTCGCGGCCGCAGCGATCACGTCGTGGACGAACACCGGGCAATTGTCGAGGCGATCCGCAGCAAGGATCCATTGGCCGCCGCGGTGGCCGTTCGAAGCCACCTCGACTCCACCCTCACCGTCCTCAAAGCCATCCCAGCCTACGGAAACCGCGGCTAA
- a CDS encoding MFS transporter gives MSNVSQQARAVRKHTSLPAVAASSLAGTAVEWYDFFLYGTAAALVFNKLFFPSADPMVGTMLAMGTFAAGFVARPLGAIVLGHLGDKHGRKSTLVASLLLMGVATALIAFIPPYASIGIAAPLILLFLRLVQGFALGGEWGGAVLLVSEYSDDSTKRAFWASWPNVGPPLGNLMAAGVLAVLSTVMPPADFLAWGWRIAFGLSALLVIIGLILRLYVQETPLFLASQAKADADHAKQAKLPLAELFRGNWREILIAAGSRMGENAGFYIYSLFLITYVTEILKLDRQTGLTAVMIGQGVAVIAIPILAIFADRIGRKPMMIGASMATVVWGFAFFALLDTRQPVMIVLAAVGGLLIFAAYSSVIGAFFSELFPTKVRYSGTSVAYNVASLIAGSLSPIIALALYQAFGTGQAIALYLVLMGVISIVSVSFAKETKDMKLSDLDGQVARKVAQP, from the coding sequence ATGAGCAATGTGTCCCAACAGGCGCGAGCGGTGCGTAAGCACACCTCCCTCCCCGCAGTTGCTGCATCCAGCCTCGCCGGCACCGCCGTCGAGTGGTACGACTTCTTCCTCTACGGCACGGCTGCTGCCCTTGTCTTCAACAAACTGTTTTTCCCGAGCGCGGATCCCATGGTCGGCACCATGCTGGCCATGGGAACCTTCGCAGCGGGCTTCGTCGCCCGTCCCCTGGGCGCCATCGTCCTTGGGCATCTGGGCGACAAGCACGGCCGCAAATCCACCCTTGTGGCGAGCCTGCTCCTGATGGGCGTCGCCACCGCGCTTATCGCCTTCATCCCGCCCTACGCGTCCATCGGCATCGCCGCTCCCCTGATCCTCCTCTTCCTTCGCCTGGTGCAGGGTTTCGCCCTCGGGGGTGAGTGGGGCGGCGCTGTCCTGCTCGTCTCCGAATACAGCGATGACAGCACCAAGCGTGCTTTCTGGGCTTCATGGCCCAACGTGGGTCCGCCCCTGGGCAACCTCATGGCGGCTGGCGTCCTTGCTGTTCTGTCGACAGTCATGCCACCGGCGGATTTCCTTGCCTGGGGATGGCGGATCGCCTTCGGGCTCTCGGCCCTGCTCGTGATCATCGGGCTGATCCTGCGCCTCTACGTCCAGGAGACTCCGCTCTTCCTGGCGTCGCAGGCCAAGGCGGATGCCGATCACGCCAAGCAGGCGAAACTACCCCTGGCCGAGCTGTTCCGCGGCAACTGGCGTGAAATTCTCATCGCCGCCGGCAGCCGGATGGGTGAGAACGCAGGTTTCTACATCTACTCGCTGTTCCTCATCACCTACGTCACCGAGATCCTGAAGCTGGACCGCCAGACCGGCCTTACCGCCGTCATGATCGGCCAGGGCGTCGCCGTCATCGCGATCCCCATCCTGGCGATCTTCGCGGACCGCATTGGACGCAAGCCCATGATGATTGGCGCATCGATGGCCACCGTGGTGTGGGGTTTTGCGTTCTTCGCCCTCCTGGATACCCGCCAGCCGGTCATGATCGTCCTCGCTGCCGTCGGCGGCCTGCTGATCTTTGCCGCCTACAGCTCGGTCATCGGGGCGTTCTTCTCCGAACTGTTCCCGACGAAGGTCCGCTACAGCGGAACGTCCGTCGCATACAACGTTGCCTCCCTGATCGCCGGTTCACTCTCCCCCATCATTGCCCTGGCCCTTTACCAGGCTTTCGGCACAGGCCAGGCGATCGCCCTCTATCTCGTGCTCATGGGTGTCATCTCGATCGTCTCGGTTTCCTTCGCCAAGGAAACCAAGGACATGAAGCTGAGCGACCTCGACGGGCAGGTAGCCCGCAAGGTGGCACAACCATGA